A window from Citrus sinensis cultivar Valencia sweet orange chromosome 3, DVS_A1.0, whole genome shotgun sequence encodes these proteins:
- the LOC102619458 gene encoding protein-lysine N-methyltransferase EFM1 isoform X5, which produces MEISTEAKLEPFLQWLQVNKVELRGCKIKYSDESKGFGIFSSNEFSDGVLLVVPLDLAITPMRVLQDPLIGPECRAMFEDGEVDDRFLMILFLTVERLRKNSSWKPYLDMLPTTFGNPLWFTDDELLELKGTTLYRATELQKQNLLTLYDDKVKDLVKKLLVLDGDSESEVSFEDFLWANSIFWTRALNIPLPHSYVFPQNQEDLNKYDSINNSAELSNDHNSRGELINGLNDIKNEAQRVNSQVNGATSTLTSTQGETLWIEGLVPGIDFCNHDLKAAATWEVDGTGLITGVPFSMYLLSVERSSFHSEKEISISYGNKGNEELLYLYGFVIDNNPDDYLMIHYPAEAIHSIPLSDSKALLLEEQKAQLRCLLPKSLLEHGFFAAGHPKDGNNDNKLEVDRISSFSWSGQRRMPSYLNKLVFPENFLTALRTIAMQEDEISKVSSLLEELVGSGGERQPSDAEVRAAVWETCGDSGALQLLVDLLQAKLTELEESSGTEDYDSELLLKSCITESQGQHASCENNSRDKWLDPAQDE; this is translated from the exons ATGGAAATTTCAACAGAAGCAAAACTTGAACCTTTCCTTCAATGGCTGCAG GTAAATAAAGTTGAATTACGTGGCTGCAAAATCAAGTACAGTGATGAAAGTAAAGGATTCGGTATCTTTTCATCGAATGAATTTTCTGACG GGGTCCTACTAGTTGTTCCGTTAGATTTGGCTATAACACCAATGCGAGTATTGCAAGACCCTCTTATTGGCCCAGAATGTAGGGCAATGTTTGAAGACGGAGAAGTAGATGATAGGttcttgatgattttgttCCTAACCGTGGAACGCCTCCGTAAGAACTCTTCATGGAAGCC GTATCTTGATATGCTTCCTACTACTTTTGGAAATCCACTATGGTTCACAGATGATGAGCTTTTGGAGCTTAAGGGGACAACATTGTATCGCGCAACTGAATTGCAG AAGCAAAATTTGTTAACTTTGTATGATGACAAAGTGAAGGACTTGGTGAAGAAACTTTTAGTTCTGGATGGGGATTCAGAAAG TGAGGTCTCTTTTGAAGATTTCCTTTG GGcaaattctatattttggACTCGTGCGCTGAATATTCCTCTTCCACATTCCTATGTTTTTCCACAAAATCAAGAAGATCTGAACAAGTATGACTCAATTAACAACAGTGCTGAGCTTTCCAATGATCATAATTCACGTGGAGAGTTGATTAATGGACTGAATGACATAA AAAATGAAGCTCAAAGGGTTAATAGCCAAGTCAATGGAGCAACTTCCACCCTTACTTCAACACAAGGAGAGACTCTCTGGATAGAGGGTCTAGTCCCTGGCATTGACTTTTGTAACCATG ATTTGAAGGCAGCAGCAACATGGGAAGTTGATGGAACAGGATTAATCACTGGAGTTCCTTTCTCTATGTACCTTCTTTCTG TTGAACGAAGTTCCTTTCACAGTGAGAAAGAGATTTCCATAAGTTATGGTAACAAAGGGAATGAG GAATTATTGTACCTTTATGGGTTTGTCATTGACAATAATCCAGATGACTATTTGATG ATCCATTATCCTGCGGAGGCAATTCATAGCATTCCGCTTTCTGACTCCAAGGCACTGCTTCTCGAAGAGCAG AAGGCTCAATTGCGGTGTCTATTACCAAAATCGTTGCTGGAACATGGATTTTTTGCAGCTGGCCACCCAAAAGATGGAAACAATGATAACAAGTTGGAAGTTGATCGTATCTCCAGTTTCAGTTGGAGTGGTCAGCGGAGGATGCCCTCTTACTTAAATAAGCTGGTTTTTCCTGAGAATTTTTTAACTGCATTGAGGACCATTGCCATGCAGGAAGATGAGATTTCTAAAGTTTCTTCATTGCTAGAAGAG CTTGTTGGCTCTGGAGGGGAGAGGCAACCATCGGATGCGGAAGTTAGAGCAGCAGTATGGGAGACTTGTGGCGATTCTGGAGCTTTGCAGTTGCTTGTTGATCTTCTTCAAGCTAA GTTGACGGAACTAGAAGAGAGTTCTGGTACGGAGGATTATGATTCTGAACTTCTATTGAAGTCCTGCATTACTGAAAGCCAGGGACAGCATGCAAGTTGTGAGAATAATTCAAG AGACAAATGGCTGGACCCAGCACAAGATGAGTAG
- the LOC102619458 gene encoding uncharacterized protein LOC102619458 isoform X3: protein MEISTEAKLEPFLQWLQVNKVELRGCKIKYSDESKGFGIFSSNEFSDGVLLVVPLDLAITPMRVLQDPLIGPECRAMFEDGEVDDRFLMILFLTVERLHDELLELKGTTLYRATELQKQNLLTLYDDKVKDLVKKLLVLDGDSESEVSFEDFLWANSIFWTRALNIPLPHSYVFPQNQEDLNKYDSINNSAELSNDHNSRGELINGLNDIKNEAQRVNSQVNGATSTLTSTQGETLWIEGLVPGIDFCNHDLKAAATWEVDGTGLITGVPFSMYLLSVERSSFHSEKEISISYGNKGNEELLYLYGFVIDNNPDDYLMIHYPAEAIHSIPLSDSKALLLEEQKAQLRCLLPKSLLEHGFFAAGHPKDGNNDNKLEVDRISSFSWSGQRRMPSYLNKLVFPENFLTALRTIAMQEDEISKVSSLLEELVGSGGERQPSDAEVRAAVWETCGDSGALQLLVDLLQAKLTELEESSGTEDYDSELLLKSCITESQGQHASCENNSSEETNGWTQHKMSRKTWSSIVYRRGQKELALLFLKEAEHALQLALTEGN from the exons ATGGAAATTTCAACAGAAGCAAAACTTGAACCTTTCCTTCAATGGCTGCAG GTAAATAAAGTTGAATTACGTGGCTGCAAAATCAAGTACAGTGATGAAAGTAAAGGATTCGGTATCTTTTCATCGAATGAATTTTCTGACG GGGTCCTACTAGTTGTTCCGTTAGATTTGGCTATAACACCAATGCGAGTATTGCAAGACCCTCTTATTGGCCCAGAATGTAGGGCAATGTTTGAAGACGGAGAAGTAGATGATAGGttcttgatgattttgttCCTAACCGTGGAACGCCTCC ATGATGAGCTTTTGGAGCTTAAGGGGACAACATTGTATCGCGCAACTGAATTGCAG AAGCAAAATTTGTTAACTTTGTATGATGACAAAGTGAAGGACTTGGTGAAGAAACTTTTAGTTCTGGATGGGGATTCAGAAAG TGAGGTCTCTTTTGAAGATTTCCTTTG GGcaaattctatattttggACTCGTGCGCTGAATATTCCTCTTCCACATTCCTATGTTTTTCCACAAAATCAAGAAGATCTGAACAAGTATGACTCAATTAACAACAGTGCTGAGCTTTCCAATGATCATAATTCACGTGGAGAGTTGATTAATGGACTGAATGACATAA AAAATGAAGCTCAAAGGGTTAATAGCCAAGTCAATGGAGCAACTTCCACCCTTACTTCAACACAAGGAGAGACTCTCTGGATAGAGGGTCTAGTCCCTGGCATTGACTTTTGTAACCATG ATTTGAAGGCAGCAGCAACATGGGAAGTTGATGGAACAGGATTAATCACTGGAGTTCCTTTCTCTATGTACCTTCTTTCTG TTGAACGAAGTTCCTTTCACAGTGAGAAAGAGATTTCCATAAGTTATGGTAACAAAGGGAATGAG GAATTATTGTACCTTTATGGGTTTGTCATTGACAATAATCCAGATGACTATTTGATG ATCCATTATCCTGCGGAGGCAATTCATAGCATTCCGCTTTCTGACTCCAAGGCACTGCTTCTCGAAGAGCAG AAGGCTCAATTGCGGTGTCTATTACCAAAATCGTTGCTGGAACATGGATTTTTTGCAGCTGGCCACCCAAAAGATGGAAACAATGATAACAAGTTGGAAGTTGATCGTATCTCCAGTTTCAGTTGGAGTGGTCAGCGGAGGATGCCCTCTTACTTAAATAAGCTGGTTTTTCCTGAGAATTTTTTAACTGCATTGAGGACCATTGCCATGCAGGAAGATGAGATTTCTAAAGTTTCTTCATTGCTAGAAGAG CTTGTTGGCTCTGGAGGGGAGAGGCAACCATCGGATGCGGAAGTTAGAGCAGCAGTATGGGAGACTTGTGGCGATTCTGGAGCTTTGCAGTTGCTTGTTGATCTTCTTCAAGCTAA GTTGACGGAACTAGAAGAGAGTTCTGGTACGGAGGATTATGATTCTGAACTTCTATTGAAGTCCTGCATTACTGAAAGCCAGGGACAGCATGCAAGTTGTGAGAATAATTCAAG CGAAGAGACAAATGGCTGGACCCAGCACAAGATGAGTAGAAAGACGTGGTCAAGTATAGTATATAGACGAGGGCAAAAGGAACTTGCACTTTTGTTCTTGAAGGAAGCAGAGCACGCCTTGCAGTTAGCTCTAACTGAAGGAAACTGA
- the LOC102619458 gene encoding uncharacterized protein LOC102619458 isoform X6 yields the protein MLPTTFGNPLWFTDDELLELKGTTLYRATELQKQNLLTLYDDKVKDLVKKLLVLDGDSESEVSFEDFLWANSIFWTRALNIPLPHSYVFPQNQEDLNKYDSINNSAELSNDHNSRGELINGLNDIKNEAQRVNSQVNGATSTLTSTQGETLWIEGLVPGIDFCNHDLKAAATWEVDGTGLITGVPFSMYLLSVERSSFHSEKEISISYGNKGNEELLYLYGFVIDNNPDDYLMIHYPAEAIHSIPLSDSKALLLEEQKAQLRCLLPKSLLEHGFFAAGHPKDGNNDNKLEVDRISSFSWSGQRRMPSYLNKLVFPENFLTALRTIAMQEDEISKVSSLLEELVGSGGERQPSDAEVRAAVWETCGDSGALQLLVDLLQAKLTELEESSGTEDYDSELLLKSCITESQGQHASCENNSSEETNGWTQHKMSRKTWSSIVYRRGQKELALLFLKEAEHALQLALTEGN from the exons ATGCTTCCTACTACTTTTGGAAATCCACTATGGTTCACAGATGATGAGCTTTTGGAGCTTAAGGGGACAACATTGTATCGCGCAACTGAATTGCAG AAGCAAAATTTGTTAACTTTGTATGATGACAAAGTGAAGGACTTGGTGAAGAAACTTTTAGTTCTGGATGGGGATTCAGAAAG TGAGGTCTCTTTTGAAGATTTCCTTTG GGcaaattctatattttggACTCGTGCGCTGAATATTCCTCTTCCACATTCCTATGTTTTTCCACAAAATCAAGAAGATCTGAACAAGTATGACTCAATTAACAACAGTGCTGAGCTTTCCAATGATCATAATTCACGTGGAGAGTTGATTAATGGACTGAATGACATAA AAAATGAAGCTCAAAGGGTTAATAGCCAAGTCAATGGAGCAACTTCCACCCTTACTTCAACACAAGGAGAGACTCTCTGGATAGAGGGTCTAGTCCCTGGCATTGACTTTTGTAACCATG ATTTGAAGGCAGCAGCAACATGGGAAGTTGATGGAACAGGATTAATCACTGGAGTTCCTTTCTCTATGTACCTTCTTTCTG TTGAACGAAGTTCCTTTCACAGTGAGAAAGAGATTTCCATAAGTTATGGTAACAAAGGGAATGAG GAATTATTGTACCTTTATGGGTTTGTCATTGACAATAATCCAGATGACTATTTGATG ATCCATTATCCTGCGGAGGCAATTCATAGCATTCCGCTTTCTGACTCCAAGGCACTGCTTCTCGAAGAGCAG AAGGCTCAATTGCGGTGTCTATTACCAAAATCGTTGCTGGAACATGGATTTTTTGCAGCTGGCCACCCAAAAGATGGAAACAATGATAACAAGTTGGAAGTTGATCGTATCTCCAGTTTCAGTTGGAGTGGTCAGCGGAGGATGCCCTCTTACTTAAATAAGCTGGTTTTTCCTGAGAATTTTTTAACTGCATTGAGGACCATTGCCATGCAGGAAGATGAGATTTCTAAAGTTTCTTCATTGCTAGAAGAG CTTGTTGGCTCTGGAGGGGAGAGGCAACCATCGGATGCGGAAGTTAGAGCAGCAGTATGGGAGACTTGTGGCGATTCTGGAGCTTTGCAGTTGCTTGTTGATCTTCTTCAAGCTAA GTTGACGGAACTAGAAGAGAGTTCTGGTACGGAGGATTATGATTCTGAACTTCTATTGAAGTCCTGCATTACTGAAAGCCAGGGACAGCATGCAAGTTGTGAGAATAATTCAAG CGAAGAGACAAATGGCTGGACCCAGCACAAGATGAGTAGAAAGACGTGGTCAAGTATAGTATATAGACGAGGGCAAAAGGAACTTGCACTTTTGTTCTTGAAGGAAGCAGAGCACGCCTTGCAGTTAGCTCTAACTGAAGGAAACTGA
- the LOC102619458 gene encoding protein-lysine N-methyltransferase EFM1 isoform X1, which yields MEISTEAKLEPFLQWLQVNKVELRGCKIKYSDESKGFGIFSSNEFSDGVLLVVPLDLAITPMRVLQDPLIGPECRAMFEDGEVDDRFLMILFLTVERLRKNSSWKPYLDMLPTTFGNPLWFTDDELLELKGTTLYRATELQKQNLLTLYDDKVKDLVKKLLVLDGDSESEVSFEDFLWANSIFWTRALNIPLPHSYVFPQNQEDLNKYDSINNSAELSNDHNSRGELINGLNDIKNEAQRVNSQVNGATSTLTSTQGETLWIEGLVPGIDFCNHDLKAAATWEVDGTGLITGVPFSMYLLSVERSSFHSEKEISISYGNKGNEELLYLYGFVIDNNPDDYLMIHYPAEAIHSIPLSDSKALLLEEQKAQLRCLLPKSLLEHGFFAAGHPKDGNNDNKLEVDRISSFSWSGQRRMPSYLNKLVFPENFLTALRTIAMQEDEISKVSSLLEELVGSGGERQPSDAEVRAAVWETCGDSGALQLLVDLLQAKLTELEESSGTEDYDSELLLKSCITESQGQHASCENNSSEETNGWTQHKMSRKTWSSIVYRRGQKELALLFLKEAEHALQLALTEGN from the exons ATGGAAATTTCAACAGAAGCAAAACTTGAACCTTTCCTTCAATGGCTGCAG GTAAATAAAGTTGAATTACGTGGCTGCAAAATCAAGTACAGTGATGAAAGTAAAGGATTCGGTATCTTTTCATCGAATGAATTTTCTGACG GGGTCCTACTAGTTGTTCCGTTAGATTTGGCTATAACACCAATGCGAGTATTGCAAGACCCTCTTATTGGCCCAGAATGTAGGGCAATGTTTGAAGACGGAGAAGTAGATGATAGGttcttgatgattttgttCCTAACCGTGGAACGCCTCCGTAAGAACTCTTCATGGAAGCC GTATCTTGATATGCTTCCTACTACTTTTGGAAATCCACTATGGTTCACAGATGATGAGCTTTTGGAGCTTAAGGGGACAACATTGTATCGCGCAACTGAATTGCAG AAGCAAAATTTGTTAACTTTGTATGATGACAAAGTGAAGGACTTGGTGAAGAAACTTTTAGTTCTGGATGGGGATTCAGAAAG TGAGGTCTCTTTTGAAGATTTCCTTTG GGcaaattctatattttggACTCGTGCGCTGAATATTCCTCTTCCACATTCCTATGTTTTTCCACAAAATCAAGAAGATCTGAACAAGTATGACTCAATTAACAACAGTGCTGAGCTTTCCAATGATCATAATTCACGTGGAGAGTTGATTAATGGACTGAATGACATAA AAAATGAAGCTCAAAGGGTTAATAGCCAAGTCAATGGAGCAACTTCCACCCTTACTTCAACACAAGGAGAGACTCTCTGGATAGAGGGTCTAGTCCCTGGCATTGACTTTTGTAACCATG ATTTGAAGGCAGCAGCAACATGGGAAGTTGATGGAACAGGATTAATCACTGGAGTTCCTTTCTCTATGTACCTTCTTTCTG TTGAACGAAGTTCCTTTCACAGTGAGAAAGAGATTTCCATAAGTTATGGTAACAAAGGGAATGAG GAATTATTGTACCTTTATGGGTTTGTCATTGACAATAATCCAGATGACTATTTGATG ATCCATTATCCTGCGGAGGCAATTCATAGCATTCCGCTTTCTGACTCCAAGGCACTGCTTCTCGAAGAGCAG AAGGCTCAATTGCGGTGTCTATTACCAAAATCGTTGCTGGAACATGGATTTTTTGCAGCTGGCCACCCAAAAGATGGAAACAATGATAACAAGTTGGAAGTTGATCGTATCTCCAGTTTCAGTTGGAGTGGTCAGCGGAGGATGCCCTCTTACTTAAATAAGCTGGTTTTTCCTGAGAATTTTTTAACTGCATTGAGGACCATTGCCATGCAGGAAGATGAGATTTCTAAAGTTTCTTCATTGCTAGAAGAG CTTGTTGGCTCTGGAGGGGAGAGGCAACCATCGGATGCGGAAGTTAGAGCAGCAGTATGGGAGACTTGTGGCGATTCTGGAGCTTTGCAGTTGCTTGTTGATCTTCTTCAAGCTAA GTTGACGGAACTAGAAGAGAGTTCTGGTACGGAGGATTATGATTCTGAACTTCTATTGAAGTCCTGCATTACTGAAAGCCAGGGACAGCATGCAAGTTGTGAGAATAATTCAAG CGAAGAGACAAATGGCTGGACCCAGCACAAGATGAGTAGAAAGACGTGGTCAAGTATAGTATATAGACGAGGGCAAAAGGAACTTGCACTTTTGTTCTTGAAGGAAGCAGAGCACGCCTTGCAGTTAGCTCTAACTGAAGGAAACTGA
- the LOC102619458 gene encoding uncharacterized protein LOC102619458 isoform X4 — translation MEISTEAKLEPFLQWLQVNKVELRGCKIKYSDESKGFGIFSSNEFSDGVLLVVPLDLAITPMRVLQDPLIGPECRAMFEDGEVDDRFLMILFLTVERLRILICFLLLLEIHYGSQMMSFWSLRGQHCIAQLNCSEVSFEDFLWANSIFWTRALNIPLPHSYVFPQNQEDLNKYDSINNSAELSNDHNSRGELINGLNDIKNEAQRVNSQVNGATSTLTSTQGETLWIEGLVPGIDFCNHDLKAAATWEVDGTGLITGVPFSMYLLSVERSSFHSEKEISISYGNKGNEELLYLYGFVIDNNPDDYLMIHYPAEAIHSIPLSDSKALLLEEQKAQLRCLLPKSLLEHGFFAAGHPKDGNNDNKLEVDRISSFSWSGQRRMPSYLNKLVFPENFLTALRTIAMQEDEISKVSSLLEELVGSGGERQPSDAEVRAAVWETCGDSGALQLLVDLLQAKLTELEESSGTEDYDSELLLKSCITESQGQHASCENNSSEETNGWTQHKMSRKTWSSIVYRRGQKELALLFLKEAEHALQLALTEGN, via the exons ATGGAAATTTCAACAGAAGCAAAACTTGAACCTTTCCTTCAATGGCTGCAG GTAAATAAAGTTGAATTACGTGGCTGCAAAATCAAGTACAGTGATGAAAGTAAAGGATTCGGTATCTTTTCATCGAATGAATTTTCTGACG GGGTCCTACTAGTTGTTCCGTTAGATTTGGCTATAACACCAATGCGAGTATTGCAAGACCCTCTTATTGGCCCAGAATGTAGGGCAATGTTTGAAGACGGAGAAGTAGATGATAGGttcttgatgattttgttCCTAACCGTGGAACGCCTCC GTATCTTGATATGCTTCCTACTACTTTTGGAAATCCACTATGGTTCACAGATGATGAGCTTTTGGAGCTTAAGGGGACAACATTGTATCGCGCAACTGAATTGCAG TGAGGTCTCTTTTGAAGATTTCCTTTG GGcaaattctatattttggACTCGTGCGCTGAATATTCCTCTTCCACATTCCTATGTTTTTCCACAAAATCAAGAAGATCTGAACAAGTATGACTCAATTAACAACAGTGCTGAGCTTTCCAATGATCATAATTCACGTGGAGAGTTGATTAATGGACTGAATGACATAA AAAATGAAGCTCAAAGGGTTAATAGCCAAGTCAATGGAGCAACTTCCACCCTTACTTCAACACAAGGAGAGACTCTCTGGATAGAGGGTCTAGTCCCTGGCATTGACTTTTGTAACCATG ATTTGAAGGCAGCAGCAACATGGGAAGTTGATGGAACAGGATTAATCACTGGAGTTCCTTTCTCTATGTACCTTCTTTCTG TTGAACGAAGTTCCTTTCACAGTGAGAAAGAGATTTCCATAAGTTATGGTAACAAAGGGAATGAG GAATTATTGTACCTTTATGGGTTTGTCATTGACAATAATCCAGATGACTATTTGATG ATCCATTATCCTGCGGAGGCAATTCATAGCATTCCGCTTTCTGACTCCAAGGCACTGCTTCTCGAAGAGCAG AAGGCTCAATTGCGGTGTCTATTACCAAAATCGTTGCTGGAACATGGATTTTTTGCAGCTGGCCACCCAAAAGATGGAAACAATGATAACAAGTTGGAAGTTGATCGTATCTCCAGTTTCAGTTGGAGTGGTCAGCGGAGGATGCCCTCTTACTTAAATAAGCTGGTTTTTCCTGAGAATTTTTTAACTGCATTGAGGACCATTGCCATGCAGGAAGATGAGATTTCTAAAGTTTCTTCATTGCTAGAAGAG CTTGTTGGCTCTGGAGGGGAGAGGCAACCATCGGATGCGGAAGTTAGAGCAGCAGTATGGGAGACTTGTGGCGATTCTGGAGCTTTGCAGTTGCTTGTTGATCTTCTTCAAGCTAA GTTGACGGAACTAGAAGAGAGTTCTGGTACGGAGGATTATGATTCTGAACTTCTATTGAAGTCCTGCATTACTGAAAGCCAGGGACAGCATGCAAGTTGTGAGAATAATTCAAG CGAAGAGACAAATGGCTGGACCCAGCACAAGATGAGTAGAAAGACGTGGTCAAGTATAGTATATAGACGAGGGCAAAAGGAACTTGCACTTTTGTTCTTGAAGGAAGCAGAGCACGCCTTGCAGTTAGCTCTAACTGAAGGAAACTGA
- the LOC102619458 gene encoding protein-lysine N-methyltransferase EFM1 isoform X2, translating into MEISTEAKLEPFLQWLQVNKVELRGCKIKYSDESKGFGIFSSNEFSDGVLLVVPLDLAITPMRVLQDPLIGPECRAMFEDGEVDDRFLMILFLTVERLRKNSSWKPYLDMLPTTFGNPLWFTDDELLELKGTTLYRATELQKQNLLTLYDDKVKDLVKKLLVLDGDSESEVSFEDFLWANSIFWTRALNIPLPHSYVFPQNQEDLNKYDSINNSAELSNDHNSRGELINGLNDIKNEAQRVNSQVNGATSTLTSTQGETLWIEGLVPGIDFCNHDLKAAATWEVDGTGLITGVPFSMYLLSVERSSFHSEKEISISYGNKGNEELLYLYGFVIDNNPDDYLMIHYPAEAIHSIPLSDSKALLLEEQAQLRCLLPKSLLEHGFFAAGHPKDGNNDNKLEVDRISSFSWSGQRRMPSYLNKLVFPENFLTALRTIAMQEDEISKVSSLLEELVGSGGERQPSDAEVRAAVWETCGDSGALQLLVDLLQAKLTELEESSGTEDYDSELLLKSCITESQGQHASCENNSSEETNGWTQHKMSRKTWSSIVYRRGQKELALLFLKEAEHALQLALTEGN; encoded by the exons ATGGAAATTTCAACAGAAGCAAAACTTGAACCTTTCCTTCAATGGCTGCAG GTAAATAAAGTTGAATTACGTGGCTGCAAAATCAAGTACAGTGATGAAAGTAAAGGATTCGGTATCTTTTCATCGAATGAATTTTCTGACG GGGTCCTACTAGTTGTTCCGTTAGATTTGGCTATAACACCAATGCGAGTATTGCAAGACCCTCTTATTGGCCCAGAATGTAGGGCAATGTTTGAAGACGGAGAAGTAGATGATAGGttcttgatgattttgttCCTAACCGTGGAACGCCTCCGTAAGAACTCTTCATGGAAGCC GTATCTTGATATGCTTCCTACTACTTTTGGAAATCCACTATGGTTCACAGATGATGAGCTTTTGGAGCTTAAGGGGACAACATTGTATCGCGCAACTGAATTGCAG AAGCAAAATTTGTTAACTTTGTATGATGACAAAGTGAAGGACTTGGTGAAGAAACTTTTAGTTCTGGATGGGGATTCAGAAAG TGAGGTCTCTTTTGAAGATTTCCTTTG GGcaaattctatattttggACTCGTGCGCTGAATATTCCTCTTCCACATTCCTATGTTTTTCCACAAAATCAAGAAGATCTGAACAAGTATGACTCAATTAACAACAGTGCTGAGCTTTCCAATGATCATAATTCACGTGGAGAGTTGATTAATGGACTGAATGACATAA AAAATGAAGCTCAAAGGGTTAATAGCCAAGTCAATGGAGCAACTTCCACCCTTACTTCAACACAAGGAGAGACTCTCTGGATAGAGGGTCTAGTCCCTGGCATTGACTTTTGTAACCATG ATTTGAAGGCAGCAGCAACATGGGAAGTTGATGGAACAGGATTAATCACTGGAGTTCCTTTCTCTATGTACCTTCTTTCTG TTGAACGAAGTTCCTTTCACAGTGAGAAAGAGATTTCCATAAGTTATGGTAACAAAGGGAATGAG GAATTATTGTACCTTTATGGGTTTGTCATTGACAATAATCCAGATGACTATTTGATG ATCCATTATCCTGCGGAGGCAATTCATAGCATTCCGCTTTCTGACTCCAAGGCACTGCTTCTCGAAGAGCAG GCTCAATTGCGGTGTCTATTACCAAAATCGTTGCTGGAACATGGATTTTTTGCAGCTGGCCACCCAAAAGATGGAAACAATGATAACAAGTTGGAAGTTGATCGTATCTCCAGTTTCAGTTGGAGTGGTCAGCGGAGGATGCCCTCTTACTTAAATAAGCTGGTTTTTCCTGAGAATTTTTTAACTGCATTGAGGACCATTGCCATGCAGGAAGATGAGATTTCTAAAGTTTCTTCATTGCTAGAAGAG CTTGTTGGCTCTGGAGGGGAGAGGCAACCATCGGATGCGGAAGTTAGAGCAGCAGTATGGGAGACTTGTGGCGATTCTGGAGCTTTGCAGTTGCTTGTTGATCTTCTTCAAGCTAA GTTGACGGAACTAGAAGAGAGTTCTGGTACGGAGGATTATGATTCTGAACTTCTATTGAAGTCCTGCATTACTGAAAGCCAGGGACAGCATGCAAGTTGTGAGAATAATTCAAG CGAAGAGACAAATGGCTGGACCCAGCACAAGATGAGTAGAAAGACGTGGTCAAGTATAGTATATAGACGAGGGCAAAAGGAACTTGCACTTTTGTTCTTGAAGGAAGCAGAGCACGCCTTGCAGTTAGCTCTAACTGAAGGAAACTGA